In Methanocella paludicola SANAE, the sequence CCGGCCCTCCGTGTCAAGAGCAAGAAGCGCTGATACGGCTCGTTCCAGCCGCTTTATTTTTAATAACGGTTATTTATCCACCATGCGTATATTCAGCCGGAGGCATCGACGCGGACAGCTGGGAAGATGTGTACGAGGGCAGGCCGCCCTGGGATATCGGGCGCCCCCAGCCGGCTTTTGTAAAGCTCTTCAGGGATGGCGAAATAAAGCGCGGGCGTATCCTGGACGTGGGATGCGGGACCGGCGAGAACGCCCTGTTCCTGGCAGAAGCCGGCTGTGACGTGACCGGCGTGGACATCGCCCACCGAGCTATCGAGCTTGCGAAGGAGAAGGCAGCTAAGCGCAATAAAAGTGTGGACTTTTTCGTCTGCGACGTGCTTACGCTGGGCTCCTGCTTCCGCGAGGGCGAGTTCGATACCGTGATCGACTCGGGCCTGTTCCATACGCTGGCTGACGAGGATCGGCCCGTGTTCCTGAAACAAGTTTTTAGTGTGCTGAAGAGCAATGGCGAATACTTCATGATGTGCTTCTCGGATAAGGAGCCGGGGGAATGGGGTCCGCGCAGGGTGTCGAAGGGAGAGATCATCGGGGCGCTTGAACCCCATTTTAGGATTAATTACATAAAGGATGCTGCCTTCGAGTCTTTAACCCGCAGAGGTGGGTCAAAAGCATACCTGGTATCGGCCAATAAAAAGTAAAAATAGTACCTCATAACGTTACCTATTGCGGGCGTATTACCGCCCTTATCCTCATGCCCGACGCCAGTACCTGCGCGGAAGAAACGACGCATAGTAGGCCTGCCACAAGGAATATAGCTATATTGTACGGGGCCGGTGATAAGAGGCCGGCGACCAGTAATGCGATCCTTTCGGGCCGGCCGAACGTGGCGGCATTGGAGTTGAGGCCCTTTATGTGATTATTTATTCTCGATGCCATCAGGAGCACGGAGCCCGCAATGACGGCAAAGGCCAGGACAGGCGCGCCCCCTATGACCGCGCCGGCAATAAATGCCAGCTCCGAAATCCGGTCGCAGGCGCTGTCAAAATATCTGCCGAATTCGCTGCAAAGGCCGCAGGCCCTCGCGAGCGAGCCGTCTATCGCATCCAGGCAGGCGCCGATCATGAAAAAGAAAATGCCCGCATACAGGTGGCCGGATGCGGCAAGCACCCCCGCGATGAGGGACATGAACAGGCCGCATATAGTGACCATGTTCGGCGTCACCCTCATCGCAAACAGGGTATGGCTAATCGAGCGCAAGGCCTGGTCCTTGAACGGCTTAAACGCGTATAACCAGCTCATGCTCATCCCTTCCGATTGTAGCACAACGGATACAAAATCTCCCGTGTCATAAAAATTTGATCAGTACCTTCTTCCGGTATTCCTCGTATTGCCTGCCGAACTTCTCCCGCAGGGCGTCGTCCTCCTCGCGGATGAACATCCGCTGGGCGACGTACATGACGACCGACGTCAGCAGGACCGGCCACCAGTTGAGCACCAGCGAGATGCCCGGTATGACGAAGACGATCCAGCTACCGTAAATGGGGTTCGGCATGATGGCGAAGGGGCCCCGCGTCTCCAGCTGGCCCCCGAAGTAGGCGAGCAGGAACATCACGGTCGACAGAAGCCAGAACGGCACACCGACCAGGAGGAACAATGCGCCGAGCGCCAGCGTCCATTCCGCAGGCACCAGAGGGTAGTTGAACATCGGCCGGTAGGCATAGCTTATCCACGCCGTAATGGCGAACGTTACGAACAGCGGCAGCATTATCTTAGGGCCTGCGCCTTCGATCCTCATTTTCTTGATCTTCTGAGATCGGAGCATGCTCATACTCATCCTTTCCTTTTACACGACAGCCGATACGAAGTCAGAGCAGTCCCTATTAGCGGCGTCGCCCGAGCGGATCGTCTTCGTGGCGGCCTTCTTATCGAGCACGACGCCGCCCAGGTCGATCGTGACCTGTTCCCCGAACGTAGCGATATCGCCGTCATTGAACTGCGGTGCGCCGGTCGTCCCAAATACTCCCACCGCCATGCCCTTTTGCGGCTTTAGCGCTTTCAGGTATGCATCGACCGAGTTGCTCACCCGACCCCAGTACATCGGCCCGCCCGCGATGACCACGTCATAGCCCGTGGTGTTAGCCGCGGCCGTGCTCTTTATGCCCGCCAGTGTAACGGTATATCCCTTTGACTGCAGGTCACCGGCTATCTCGTTCGCAGCATTCTTCGAGGCGCCCGAGAGGCCCGGGTTATATACGACGAGCGCTTTTCCACTCGATGCCCCGGCCGGGCTCAAGACCTTGCTGCCCGTGTCCGTGTAGCTCATGATGTCTCCGCAGAAGAGCGCCCCCATGGCAATCCCGATCGCCGCGACCAGTAATATGATGCCGACGACGACCAATCCTATGATCATTAATGCATTCATTTGTATTACCTCAGATTACGATTTCAGTTGTGCTATTTTCCATTCCCGGCGCTTTATGGCCGTATCGCGTTCTTGAAGAACTCGTTATGCTCCTCGATACGGGCGCCGTACTCCTCGACGAACGATTTAGACGAGCTGCCGTACCGCAGGAGAAAATGGTCCACGAGCGCCATCATGTAGAACGACATGTATTCATCGGTCAGGACCTTCGGGTCCGCAGGCTTGATGAGCCTATGCTTCATCAGGATGGCGAAGCTCGCCTCGAAGAACTCCGGCCCGGCGCCGAAGAACGTCAGCATGAAATTTTTTACCTGGTCGTTATGGTAAAGCTCGATGAAAGCGATCCTCATGATCTTCTCCATGCGAGGGTCTTCAAGCCAGCTCCCGGATACGCCGATGGCCATGGCCATGAACCCATCCAGCCCCATCGATACGATCTGAGCTTCGGCCTCATCGCTATCCGACCATCTCCCAACCTTGCTTTGATCCCACCTCAGCAGAACATATTCAAAGATCTTCCCGAGTATCTCCTCCTTCCCGGAGTAGTGTTTGTAGATCGAGCTTTCCTTGATGCCGACGGCGGCGGCGATGTCCCGGATGGTGACGTGGTCGTAGCCCCTCGCGGCGAACAGGTCGATCGCCGCGTCCAGGATCTTCTCCTTCGTCTCCTTTTCGCCCGGGACCTTCACGGGCCTGCCGGATTTCCGTTTCACAGCCATGCTTATCTCCAAAAAGCTAACGTTTGTTAGCTTTACAATCCACACTATATGCTCAAAGTATATAAAGCTAACGTTTGTTAGCTTTTTCTTTGAAAAAATATAACGTTCGCTTACTCTGTCAGCGATTTCACCCACTCGGGCTTCTTCCAGAGGGCACAGCCGCCGTTCGATTCCATGAGCTGGTCCCGGTTCGCCCTCAGTGCCCGGAAGAGCTTCGAGTTCAGCGCTTCCTTCAGCGGCATGTCCAGGATCGAGCTGTCCGAGAACGGCGCGAAGGGGCAGGGCTCGAGGTCGCCGGAAGCGCTGACGTGGATGAAGCCCCTGCCGGAGGACAGGCACCCGCCGAACAGCTTTTCGTCGCCCGGGAACCCGATATAGACGCCAGGCTGACTCTTCCTGTATGCGGCCATCTTAGCCAGGATCTCGTCCCTCTGCGCGTCGGTCACGACCCAGTCCTCGGTGCCCTTCTTGACCGGGTTGTACTCCACGTAGATGAACGCCTTGCAGCCGTGCTCCCGCATACGCTTCACGAACGGCTCGCCGGTGACTTCATCATAGTTCATCCGGGTAACGGTGAGCGACGAGCCGAAGAATACGCCGCGCTCGCAGAGCTTCGTCATGTCCCGCATGAGCCGGTCATATGTGCCGGAGCCCCTGCGCAGGTCGGTGATGTTCTCGTGGCCCTCCATGCTAAGGATGGGTATGACGTGCTTCTGCTCCTTGAACTTTTGAATGACCGCGTCGTCGATGAGCGTGCCGTTCGTGAACAGCGTGAAGATCATGTCAGGGAAGTCTTTGGTGACGTTGAAGATCTCGGGCCTGGTCAGCGGCTCGCCGCCTACGACCAGTACGATGGATATGCCAAGCTCGCTGGCCTGCTTCAGGACGTTCCTCAATCCTGCCTCGTCGAGTTCCGGCTTCCTCTCCCGGGGGACGAGCCTGGAATAGCACCCGGCGCAGTGCAGGTTGCACTTGTTCGTGATACTCAATATCATGACGGGCGGCACATGGACCCCATGTTCTTCATTGTACTGCCGGACAGCGGCCGCCTTTTTCTGCGCGAGCGCCGCCCGGACGAAGAACGCCGCCATGGCAGGGTCCTTGAGCGATACGCCCAGCGCATCGGAGAAAATCCCCCGTATCATCTCATTGATCATCCGGTTAAGGTCATTGTTATTTTCCATTTCCATAACCCCTGTTAAGCTTTTATCGAATTAACTAAGAACTTCATGTGCTTGTCGAGCTTCGCCTCGTTAGCCTCGAGGAAAGTGCCGTCGCCGTCAAAGTGAGCGATGAAATAGTCCATGAAGGTGTAAATGTAGAACGACAGGTACTCCCGGGCCAGCACTTCCGGGTCCACGGTCTTGATAAGGCCGTGCTTACGCATGATCCGGAAGTTCGACGCCCAGAAGGCGATGGCATCTCCCGAGAACTGGTCGTAGAACTTTTTGATGCGCTTATCATGGTATAGCTCGATGCAGATGATCCGCCAAACCTTTTCCATATCGGGTGCCGCGATCCACTTATTGAACACGCCGCAGGCCATTTTCATGAAGCCCTCGACGCCCATGGACACGATCATGGTCTCAGCATTCTCGCCTTTCGGCCCCGCGAGCTCCAGCGCCATCGTCGGATAGTTAAAGATCTGCTCTATTAATGCGTCCTTGCTGGCAAAATGGCTGTATAGCGATGCCTTTTTTATGCCTACCGCGTCCGCGATCTCGCGCATAGACACCGCGTCGAACCCCTTCTGTGCGAAGAGATCGAGCGAGGCCTCGAATATGCGCTGCTTCGTGGTCTTATCGTTCGAATCCGTCGCAATATCGTTCCTTATAGCCATTTACGTCATCCTCGAGCTTGCTACCGACCGGTCGGTAGTTTTCCTGGAGCCCCTGTATATGCTTAAAGTATATAAAGCTACCGACCGATAGGTAGTAAATATTAACGCCAGGGAATAGAAGAGAATTTAGCCTTAACGCTCAAAGTATCATATTATGCTGAGCAATGGCGAGATCTACCACATGGCCTTCCGGCTATGGGAGGAAGTAATAAAAAAGCATAAGCAGCTCTCGGTCGTGGAGCTGCGGGACCACCTTAAAGAGCTGAACCGGCAGGACATGCCACAAGAGCAGCTCGAAGAGAAGGCCCGGGAATGGATCAAGGAAAAAACAAATCAGGGTTAAAAACCAGTAAATTTTCGATCCTCCCCGATAATAACCTGCAGGCGCCAAAATATTCACATATATTTTTTATTACGCTGGCACAATTTGTCTCGGGGATAGATTGTGCAAAGACATAAGATAACAATAGCATTGGCTCTCTTACTCGCATCCCTTATGCTCGTGTCCGTCGTCGCCGTGGCGTCGCAGGATGCGGGCCTGAAGGAACTGCGGTGGGGAGGCCGGAAGGCCGGAGGAGGCATCGATATCGTATACCATACCATCCAGGTGACCGGCACGACCGGGGACTCGATGACTTTCAACATCCTGAACACGGCGGTCAAGGGGAAAAGCGGCAACGTGACGACTAAGACTTATACGCCGCCCGTCACCGCCACGTACTACTTCTCGAACGATACGGCCGTGCTGAAAGGAAAGCCGGCGGGCATGATGGAAAGGGCCCGGGAGAGGGGCCGCCAGGGGCCGCCTACGAAGGGCTATAACGACGCGACCATTAACGTTGCAGGCGCATCGGCCGTGATCGCCCTGAAGAACATGACCATCAACCGGGTCGACAGGAACACAACGGAAGTGCAGTTCGGGGCGTTCTCCGTGTATCTGCCCGATGGTACAGTAAAGTCCTATAAGCTGGACACGCCGGTCAAGGACGTAAGGTCCCGTATGGAGATGACGAGGAAAATAACCGGCAACCCGCAGTTCAGGGCAGACCTGCAGGACGCGCTCAAGGGGGGTGCCACGTTCCCGGCAGGCACGGCGCCTGTCCCGTTGAAGACCATTGACTCAAAAATGTGAAGCCCGAGGGCCCATCCTATTTTTTAGCCTCCATCGGCCACTTCACTTCGCCCGGGCCCATGTCCTTCATCATTCCCATCATAAGCCCTACAAGCGTCCTGGCCGCCGCACCCATGGCAGGGCTTATCTTTGTCTCGTAGAAGTAGTCCTTCCCGCTATAGAATTCGAAGTCCGCGGGCAGCCACTCCTTGCACCCGAAGGCCACGTTCCTCTGGATGAGGAAGCGCATGTACTCGTTGAACGTGGGCGACGGCAGGGACGTATCAAGGCATGCCCTGTAAAACTTTTCCGCCGCGAAGCTAATGGCCTTTTCCTTCTTCGCCACGGCGCCGATGGTCTGCGGCCACGGGGGCGTGCCCACGCCCAGCTCGTGCACCACCCGGGCGCCGCCCAGGGCGATCCTCATGGCGGCCAGAGTCTCGTTGAGGCCGGCGCCGCCGGAGTTGGCCACCAGAAGCACCTTCTGGCGGAAAAATCTAAGACGGTGATTGGTATAGGCGAAGCGGTCCATGAAATTCTTCATGTGCGAGCTCACGTTCTGCACGTAGCCGGGAGACGAGAGAATGATGCCGTCGGCCTCGAGCATCTTTTTCTCGATGTCGGCCCTTGCGTCCTTCAGCGGGCACTTATCCTCGCCCCTGGCGACACAATTAAAACAGCCTATGCAGGGCTTAAGGTCTGCCTCTTTAAGGAACAGGTACTCGAACTCGGCGTCGCCCATGGCCTTCATTCTTTCCTCGACCATCTTCACGATCTTATATCCGGCTCCCCTCCCCCGGGGGCTGCCCATTATCGCCAGTATCTTCATGTTTTTTTCTCCTGTCTGTAGGTGCATCCGACACCTACGATACCATGGGCTAATAAGGTTTTGCCCGGGTCGCATTTTACTGCCTTTAACATTATTGCAATGAGAACAAAGTATGAGCGAGGTGAGAGGATGGCGGAAAAAAAGACCGAGAAAAAAGGCGATATGACCGTCGAGGAAGCCGGCCACAAGGGCGGGGAAAAGACGGCCGAGACACACGGAAAGGAATTCTACGAGAAGATCGGCCACAAGGGCGGAGAAGAGACCGCGAAGACCCACGGCCACGAGTTCTACCAGGAGATCGGCCACAAGGGCGGCGAGAAGGGCGGCCAGAAGGTAAAGAGGCTTATCGAGGAGGGCAAGGAAGCCGAAGAGAAGAAGTAACGGCCGGTCAGCCGTTATTATATTCGGGAAGCACGACCACGAAACGGGCGCCTTTAGTGCAGTCGCCGCTCACGCGGTCCTCTACCCAGAACTGCCCGCCATAGTCGTCCACCAGCATTTTTATCAGGCATAGCCCGAAGCCCTTGCCCCGGGCCCGGGTGGTCGCAAGGTTCAGGCGGTCAAAAAGCGTGAGCTTGAGCGAGTCGGGTATGCCGGGGCCGTCGTCCTCCACGGCTACCTTAAAGCATGGCAGGCCGTCATGCTCTATCTTTTCTATGTGGATGTCGACCTTTAGCGGCCCGGTAGAGTGTTTTATGGAGTTGCCGACCAGGTTGAGGAACACGTCCTTGAGCAGCACGTTCGCCTTGACGAGGCATGCCTCCCCGGGCATGCAGGAGATGCTGACGTCCCTGTTAGGGACGAGGCTGAACTGCGCGGCGACCTCCTCCAGAAGGGCGCTCACGTCGATGACCTCGGCCTCGTACAGGCCCATCCTCTCGCGCTGCATCTTGCGCACGTTATCGATAAGCTTCGAGCTGTTCTCAAGCGAGTGGATGGCGTTTTCCAGCAGGTGCCCGTTCTCCGGGCTCAGCTTTCCCTCGAAGTCCAGGATGTTATGGGCAAGCTCGAGATACCCCATGGATATCTGGTTCATGTTGTTGATATCGTGGCCCATGAGGTCAACGTACAGCTCGGCCTCGTTCTTGGCCTTTAACAGCGCTTCCTCGGCCAGCTTACGGTCCGTCACGTCCTGGTTGATGCCGTAGACCCGCTCCGGGAGCCCCGACTTTCCGACGACGATCTTATCCGCCACGGAATTCACATAGCGGATGGTCCCGTCGGGCCATACGATGCGGTAATCCACGCTGCAACGCTTGCGCTCCCGTGCGATGGTCCTGTAAAAGTCGCTGACGATCTGCCGGTCGTCGGCATAGACGCGGGACGTCACCCAGCCCCTTGTCGGCCGTACCGAGCCTGGCTCGTAGCCGAATATGCGGTACGCCTCGTCCGAAAAGTTATACTGGCCCGTGTTCATGTTCAGCGCCCAGTTGCCCACGTGGGCGATCTGCTGGGCCTTGGCGAGAATATACTGGCTCTTCTTCAGGGCCTCTTCGGCACGCTTCAGCTCCGTGATGTCCTGCATGATGAGCAGTACGGCCGGCTTTCCCTGCAGGGTGAAGACGCCCGAGGACACGACCGCCCAGCGCTCCTCGCCGTTCTTCCTGATAAGCTTAAGCTCGCTCCTTGCCGGGACGTCGATGCCTTTTTTCCAGTCCGCCCCTTTCATCCTCACCCTGTCCTGGAATGCCGGGTGTATGGTCTCCCAGAACTTCATGCGGAGCCGCTCTTCGATAGTATAGCCCTCGATATCGGCCATAGCCCTGTTCACGTATATCGTGTCGTCGCCCTGGTAGATGAGTATCCCGGCCCTGGACGAATCGGCCACGGCACGAAAGATCCTGTCGGTCTCCCGCCACGCGTCCGCCGCCGAGGCGCGAAGTGATCTCAGCTCTACCAGTAGTTCTTCTCTTGTCTTGTCCTCGTCCTTATTCCCGCCCGGCGCTGCCCCGCTATGCATAAAAATAACTCGCCCGAAAATGTTCGTTAAAAAACCAAGACCGGTTGAATATAAATATTTTCAGATGGAAGGCAAAGCCGTCTTCAGGCCACTAAAATAGGCTTTAATAGTAAGCCGGCGCACATATTATTTTATCTACATGCCCGTCAAAAATGTAATTGTACGATGATAACATGGCCGACCCCATACGCACCATACTGAACCTGTTCGCCCGCTCGCCCTTCAAGCCCCTCGACGAGCACGCCGAGAAGGTAAAGCTGACCGTCCTCAAGATGGACGAGGCGGTGCGCGCCTACGTGGAAGAGGATAAGGCGAAGGTGGAGGCCCTCTACAGGCAGATCAGCGAGCTGGAGCACGAGGCGGATAAGGTGAAGCACGCCATCCGGGAGCACATGCCCTCGTCCGTGCTCATGCCGGTGGACAGGGCCGACATGCTTTCCTATCTCAAGCAGCAGGACGACGTGGCCAACAGCGCTGAGATGGTCGCCCAGCTTCTGGAGATCAAGATGGTACCTATGCCTCGTGCGGTGAAAGACGTGCTCTTAAAAATGGATGGAGAAGTGCTCGTCACTGTGGAGGAGCACGTGGCGGCGTCCAATAAGATCATCGAGATACTGGACTCGTCATCCGTCTCGAAACACATGGCCGAGGCCCAGGGCCTCATCGACCGGGTGGACAGCCAGAAGCATAACGTCGACGTCACCAGGCTCGAGGCCATGCAAACCGTCTATGCCCACGAGAAAGAGCTCGGGCCCGTCGGGGTCTATCATCTGCTGGCCGTCATCCGCGACCTGGGCTGGGTGGCGGAGCACGCCGAGAGCGCCTCGAACCGATTAAGGCTGATGATCGCGAAAAGATAAAAAAGAGGGCTTCACTATTTGCAGCTCAGCCCGACCGATTCTGCGATGTTCTTTGCAGCGTCGTCTACCGACTGATTGGCGGCCTTCGCCGCTTTCTGGAGCTCGTCCATCGTGATGAGCTCGGACTTGCCATGATTGTCGTTAGGCTGCCCGCATCCGCAACTTATGCACATGTTTTTATCACCGATATAAAGAGCGCGGGGCGTAGGCATAAAGAATCCTGGCAAAAAATGCAGGCCGGCATCAGGCGTTCTTCAGGAACCCTTTCCGCTCGAGCCAGCTTACCTGGGGGCCGGTGTAGCGCCATACAACGTCGCCCTTCTCGTCCTGGATTTCCCAGGGCACGACGATGACCACGTCGCCTTCCCGGACCCAGACGCGCTTCTTCATTTTGCCCCGTATGCGGCACATCCTGGTGACGCCGTCGATGCAGCGCACCACTACGCGGCTGGCGCCGAGCATGCTGATGACAGTGCCCAGCACTTCTCTCTCTTTCTTATTGGGCGTGCGGACCCTGGTTATGGCCTCGCCCTCGCCCGTATGACCCTGATCATTCTGTCTGTTCAGCTTAACACCTTCTTTACCGCAGGACCTTTAAAATGTGACTGCCGGTATCGTAAAGCCGGCCCGGATGATGAGGCGAAGATCGGATGCCCGGTGTCGGGCGAACGAAAAGTATGACTTTACAGATATGTATACAGTCCTGTCAAAATATATTAACTTGCCCTTTATTTGGCCGGCCTTTTCACGCCTTCCGTGGCGCAACTATTTAATATTCTCGCAATCATGTTTCTGGTAATGCGCCTGGACCGGGACCTGTTATCTGCCGAGGCCGAGCGTAAGCTCTTTCATATCGCCTGGGCGATAGACCCGCTTCTTTATTATTTCGGATACCCCCGGGATGGCATGCTTCTCCTCATCGGCTGCCAGCTTCTCATCTGGATCGGCTTCGAGGCCGCCCGCGGGATGGGCTATTCGGCGTTCTCCACTTCCTACATGCGGCCCGAGGAGGCCCGGGGGGCTCCAATGGGCACGCTTTTTCAGGTTGCCTCGCTCTTCCTGGCCGTGCTGCTCTTCGACAAGTCGATCGCGATCATAGCCATGGTGTTCAACTGTGTGGGCGATTCAGCGGTGGGCCTTGCAGGTGCAGTCCTGTACCCTTACATCGGCAGGGAGAAGGCGGCTATTCGTGAGCAGGGGGTCCGAGGGCTGTGGAATATGCTGAAGAGCCATAAAGCGCCTGTCCTGATGGCCGTGATGTTCCTGGCGT encodes:
- a CDS encoding flavodoxin family protein, which gives rise to MKILAIMGSPRGRGAGYKIVKMVEERMKAMGDAEFEYLFLKEADLKPCIGCFNCVARGEDKCPLKDARADIEKKMLEADGIILSSPGYVQNVSSHMKNFMDRFAYTNHRLRFFRQKVLLVANSGGAGLNETLAAMRIALGGARVVHELGVGTPPWPQTIGAVAKKEKAISFAAEKFYRACLDTSLPSPTFNEYMRFLIQRNVAFGCKEWLPADFEFYSGKDYFYETKISPAMGAAARTLVGLMMGMMKDMGPGEVKWPMEAKK
- a CDS encoding radical SAM protein is translated as MENNNDLNRMINEMIRGIFSDALGVSLKDPAMAAFFVRAALAQKKAAAVRQYNEEHGVHVPPVMILSITNKCNLHCAGCYSRLVPRERKPELDEAGLRNVLKQASELGISIVLVVGGEPLTRPEIFNVTKDFPDMIFTLFTNGTLIDDAVIQKFKEQKHVIPILSMEGHENITDLRRGSGTYDRLMRDMTKLCERGVFFGSSLTVTRMNYDEVTGEPFVKRMREHGCKAFIYVEYNPVKKGTEDWVVTDAQRDEILAKMAAYRKSQPGVYIGFPGDEKLFGGCLSSGRGFIHVSASGDLEPCPFAPFSDSSILDMPLKEALNSKLFRALRANRDQLMESNGGCALWKKPEWVKSLTE
- a CDS encoding TetR/AcrR family transcriptional regulator, coding for MAIRNDIATDSNDKTTKQRIFEASLDLFAQKGFDAVSMREIADAVGIKKASLYSHFASKDALIEQIFNYPTMALELAGPKGENAETMIVSMGVEGFMKMACGVFNKWIAAPDMEKVWRIICIELYHDKRIKKFYDQFSGDAIAFWASNFRIMRKHGLIKTVDPEVLAREYLSFYIYTFMDYFIAHFDGDGTFLEANEAKLDKHMKFLVNSIKA
- a CDS encoding class I SAM-dependent methyltransferase, whose protein sequence is MDADSWEDVYEGRPPWDIGRPQPAFVKLFRDGEIKRGRILDVGCGTGENALFLAEAGCDVTGVDIAHRAIELAKEKAAKRNKSVDFFVCDVLTLGSCFREGEFDTVIDSGLFHTLADEDRPVFLKQVFSVLKSNGEYFMMCFSDKEPGEWGPRRVSKGEIIGALEPHFRINYIKDAAFESLTRRGGSKAYLVSANKK
- a CDS encoding PAS domain-containing sensor histidine kinase, yielding MHSGAAPGGNKDEDKTREELLVELRSLRASAADAWRETDRIFRAVADSSRAGILIYQGDDTIYVNRAMADIEGYTIEERLRMKFWETIHPAFQDRVRMKGADWKKGIDVPARSELKLIRKNGEERWAVVSSGVFTLQGKPAVLLIMQDITELKRAEEALKKSQYILAKAQQIAHVGNWALNMNTGQYNFSDEAYRIFGYEPGSVRPTRGWVTSRVYADDRQIVSDFYRTIARERKRCSVDYRIVWPDGTIRYVNSVADKIVVGKSGLPERVYGINQDVTDRKLAEEALLKAKNEAELYVDLMGHDINNMNQISMGYLELAHNILDFEGKLSPENGHLLENAIHSLENSSKLIDNVRKMQRERMGLYEAEVIDVSALLEEVAAQFSLVPNRDVSISCMPGEACLVKANVLLKDVFLNLVGNSIKHSTGPLKVDIHIEKIEHDGLPCFKVAVEDDGPGIPDSLKLTLFDRLNLATTRARGKGFGLCLIKMLVDDYGGQFWVEDRVSGDCTKGARFVVVLPEYNNG
- a CDS encoding TetR/AcrR family transcriptional regulator, which translates into the protein MAVKRKSGRPVKVPGEKETKEKILDAAIDLFAARGYDHVTIRDIAAAVGIKESSIYKHYSGKEEILGKIFEYVLLRWDQSKVGRWSDSDEAEAQIVSMGLDGFMAMAIGVSGSWLEDPRMEKIMRIAFIELYHNDQVKNFMLTFFGAGPEFFEASFAILMKHRLIKPADPKVLTDEYMSFYMMALVDHFLLRYGSSSKSFVEEYGARIEEHNEFFKNAIRP
- a CDS encoding CDP-alcohol phosphatidyltransferase family protein, producing MSWLYAFKPFKDQALRSISHTLFAMRVTPNMVTICGLFMSLIAGVLAASGHLYAGIFFFMIGACLDAIDGSLARACGLCSEFGRYFDSACDRISELAFIAGAVIGGAPVLAFAVIAGSVLLMASRINNHIKGLNSNAATFGRPERIALLVAGLLSPAPYNIAIFLVAGLLCVVSSAQVLASGMRIRAVIRPQ
- a CDS encoding methyltransferase family protein, which produces MLRSQKIKKMRIEGAGPKIMLPLFVTFAITAWISYAYRPMFNYPLVPAEWTLALGALFLLVGVPFWLLSTVMFLLAYFGGQLETRGPFAIMPNPIYGSWIVFVIPGISLVLNWWPVLLTSVVMYVAQRMFIREEDDALREKFGRQYEEYRKKVLIKFL
- the eif1A gene encoding translation initiation factor eIF-1A, producing the protein MNRQNDQGHTGEGEAITRVRTPNKKEREVLGTVISMLGASRVVVRCIDGVTRMCRIRGKMKKRVWVREGDVVIVVPWEIQDEKGDVVWRYTGPQVSWLERKGFLKNA
- a CDS encoding TIGR00153 family protein, producing MYDDNMADPIRTILNLFARSPFKPLDEHAEKVKLTVLKMDEAVRAYVEEDKAKVEALYRQISELEHEADKVKHAIREHMPSSVLMPVDRADMLSYLKQQDDVANSAEMVAQLLEIKMVPMPRAVKDVLLKMDGEVLVTVEEHVAASNKIIEILDSSSVSKHMAEAQGLIDRVDSQKHNVDVTRLEAMQTVYAHEKELGPVGVYHLLAVIRDLGWVAEHAESASNRLRLMIAKR
- a CDS encoding flavodoxin family protein, yielding MIIGLVVVGIILLVAAIGIAMGALFCGDIMSYTDTGSKVLSPAGASSGKALVVYNPGLSGASKNAANEIAGDLQSKGYTVTLAGIKSTAAANTTGYDVVIAGGPMYWGRVSNSVDAYLKALKPQKGMAVGVFGTTGAPQFNDGDIATFGEQVTIDLGGVVLDKKAATKTIRSGDAANRDCSDFVSAVV